The Phyllostomus discolor isolate MPI-MPIP mPhyDis1 chromosome 4, mPhyDis1.pri.v3, whole genome shotgun sequence genome window below encodes:
- the RPS10 gene encoding 40S ribosomal protein S10 isoform X2: MLMPKKNRIAIYELLFKEGVMVAKKDVHMPKHPELADKNVPNLHVMKAMQYFSVLQSLKSRGYVKEQFAWRHFYWYLTNEGIQYLRDYLHLPPEIVPATLRRSRPETGRPRPKGLEGERPARLTRGEADRDTYRRSAVPPGADKKAEAGAGSATEFQFRGGFGRGRGQPPQ, from the exons ATGTTGATGCCCAAGAAGAACCGTATTGCCATTTATGAACTCCTTTTTAAGGAGGGAGTGATGGTGGCAAAGAAGGATGTGCACATGCCTAAACACCCCGAGCTGGCAGACAAGAACGTGCCTAATCTTCACGTCATGAAGGCCATGCAG TACTTTTCTGTCTTACAGTCTCTCAAATCACGAGGCTACGTAAAGGAACAGTTTGCCTGGAGACATTTCTACTGGTACCTTACCAACGAGGGCATCCAGTATCTCCGAGATTACCTCCACCTGCCCCCTGAGATCGTGCCTGCCACTTTGCGCCGTAGCCGGCCTGAGACTGGCAGACCAAGGCCCAAAG GTCTGGAGGGCGAGCGACCTGCAAGACTCACACGAGGGGAAGCTGACAGAGACACTTACAGACGGAGCGCTGTGCCCC CTGGTGCTGACAAGAaagctgaggctggggctgggtcaGCAACTGAATTCCAGTTT AGAGGCGGATTTGGTCGTGGACGTGGTCAACCACCTCAGTAA
- the RPS10 gene encoding 40S ribosomal protein S10 isoform X3 has translation MLMPKKNRIAIYELLFKEGVMVAKKDVHMPKHPELADKNVPNLHVMKAMQSLKSRGYVKEQFAWRHFYWYLTNEGIQYLRDYLHLPPEIVPATLRRSRPETGRPRPKGLEGERPARLTRGEADRDTYRRSAVPPGADKKAEAGAGSATEFQFRGGFGRGRGQPPQ, from the exons ATGTTGATGCCCAAGAAGAACCGTATTGCCATTTATGAACTCCTTTTTAAGGAGGGAGTGATGGTGGCAAAGAAGGATGTGCACATGCCTAAACACCCCGAGCTGGCAGACAAGAACGTGCCTAATCTTCACGTCATGAAGGCCATGCAG TCTCTCAAATCACGAGGCTACGTAAAGGAACAGTTTGCCTGGAGACATTTCTACTGGTACCTTACCAACGAGGGCATCCAGTATCTCCGAGATTACCTCCACCTGCCCCCTGAGATCGTGCCTGCCACTTTGCGCCGTAGCCGGCCTGAGACTGGCAGACCAAGGCCCAAAG GTCTGGAGGGCGAGCGACCTGCAAGACTCACACGAGGGGAAGCTGACAGAGACACTTACAGACGGAGCGCTGTGCCCC CTGGTGCTGACAAGAaagctgaggctggggctgggtcaGCAACTGAATTCCAGTTT AGAGGCGGATTTGGTCGTGGACGTGGTCAACCACCTCAGTAA
- the RPS10 gene encoding 40S ribosomal protein S10 isoform X1, with translation MKLLLGEMLMPKKNRIAIYELLFKEGVMVAKKDVHMPKHPELADKNVPNLHVMKAMQSLKSRGYVKEQFAWRHFYWYLTNEGIQYLRDYLHLPPEIVPATLRRSRPETGRPRPKGLEGERPARLTRGEADRDTYRRSAVPPGADKKAEAGAGSATEFQFRGGFGRGRGQPPQ, from the exons ATGAAGCTCTTGCTTGGTGAG ATGTTGATGCCCAAGAAGAACCGTATTGCCATTTATGAACTCCTTTTTAAGGAGGGAGTGATGGTGGCAAAGAAGGATGTGCACATGCCTAAACACCCCGAGCTGGCAGACAAGAACGTGCCTAATCTTCACGTCATGAAGGCCATGCAG TCTCTCAAATCACGAGGCTACGTAAAGGAACAGTTTGCCTGGAGACATTTCTACTGGTACCTTACCAACGAGGGCATCCAGTATCTCCGAGATTACCTCCACCTGCCCCCTGAGATCGTGCCTGCCACTTTGCGCCGTAGCCGGCCTGAGACTGGCAGACCAAGGCCCAAAG GTCTGGAGGGCGAGCGACCTGCAAGACTCACACGAGGGGAAGCTGACAGAGACACTTACAGACGGAGCGCTGTGCCCC CTGGTGCTGACAAGAaagctgaggctggggctgggtcaGCAACTGAATTCCAGTTT AGAGGCGGATTTGGTCGTGGACGTGGTCAACCACCTCAGTAA